Proteins encoded together in one Impatiens glandulifera chromosome 1, dImpGla2.1, whole genome shotgun sequence window:
- the LOC124920517 gene encoding protein NRT1/ PTR FAMILY 1.2-like, which produces MENKEYDDTTTMENQQLNRPKNKAGGIKTMPFIIANEALSTVASIGLMPNMVLYLIGSYNLSTAKATNILFYQSAANNFFPLIGAFLSDSYLGRFLSIGFGSIFTFLGMLLIWLTAMIPQARPPHCENNCKSATPAQLGLLFSAFGIMAIGLGGIKPCSLAFGADQFDKRGSDADDDDDSPSNNNQRVLETFFTWYYASTAVSVIIAFTGIVYIQDHAGWKIGFGIPAIFMFFACLFFFLASSLYYKEKPTTSIFSSLARVVVKSYKNRNLQISDYNFGKDKPTNKLRCLNKACISKDGCTVEQVENLKSLIRIMPIWSAGIMVSITLSQGSFQVLQARSMDRHITKSFIFPSGSFAMFTIASAILWLGTYDRIIIPFVSKIKGKPFTLNPKIRMGLGLFFSILAMCNSAIVEHFRRRRAIDQGYLNNPQAIVPMSAMWLVPQHCLVGISEALFAVACNEFFYTELPKTMSSIAGAIGGLASAIGGLMASSILNTVTTVTKRNGKVGWIADNINQGHFESYYWLLAMLSCFNLLYFMICSWFYGPCSSGGMFGTTSSKGPKGDEKIIAVNEQELLVK; this is translated from the exons ATGGAAAATAAAGAGTATGATGATACAACAACAATGGAGAATCAGCAACTCAACAGACCAAAAAACAAAGCTGGTGGTATCAAAACCATGCCATTCATCAtag CAAATGAGGCATTATCTACTGTGGCAAGCATTGGGTTGATGCCAAACATGGTTTTATATTTGATCGGAAGTTACAATTTATCAACAGCTAAAGCTACAAATATACTCTTTTATCAGTCGGCAGCCAACAATTTCTTTCCTTTGATCGGTGCTTTTCTGTCGGATTCTTATTTAGGACGGTTTTTAAGCATTGGGTTCGGTTCCATCTTCACTTTCCTG GGCATGTTGTTGATTTGGTTAACTGCTATGATTCCACAAGCAAGACCTCCTCATTGCGAAAATAACTGCAAATCAGCCACACCTGCTCAATTGGGTCTTCTTTTTTCTGCCTTTGGAATCATGGCTATTGGTTTAGGCGGTATAAAACCATGTTCTTTAGCATTTGGTGCCGACCAATTTGACAAACGAGGATCCgatgctgatgatgatgatgattcccCCAGCAACAACAATCAGAGAGTTCTTGAAACATTCTTTACATGGTACTATGCATCCACTGCTGTTTCTGTCATAATAGCTTTTACAGGTATAGTTTACATCCAAGATCATGCCGGATGGAAGATTGGTTTTGGAATTCCTGCCATATTCATGTTCTTTGCTTGTCTTTTCTTCTTCCTTGCCTCTTCCCTCTATTACAAGGAAAAACCCACAACCAGTATTTTCTCAAGCTTGGCTAGAGTTGTTGTCAAGTCTTATAAGAACAGGAATTTACAAATTTCTGATTACAATTTTGGAAAAGATAAGCCTACAAACAAGCTTAGGTGTTTGAACAAGGCTTGCATTAGTAAAGATGGGTGCACCGTAGAACAAGTGGAGAATCTGAAATCACTGATTCGAATAATGCCTATATGGTCAGCAGGGATAATGGTATCCATAACTCTTTCACAAGGCTCGTTTCAAGTTCTCCAAGCTAGATCAATGGACCGACATATAACCAAGAGTTTCATATTCCCATCCGGTTCATTCGCCATGTTCACAATAGCCAGCGCCATATTATGGCTAGGGACTTACGACCGCATCATCATACCATTTGTATCCAAAATTAAAGGGAAACCATTCACACTTAATCCCAAAATCAGGATGGGTTTAGGattattcttttctatcttGGCCATGTGCAATTCTGCAATCGTCGAGCATTTTAGAAGGAGAAGAGCCATAGACCAAGGCTACCTTAACAACCCACAAGCCATTGTTCCCATGTCTGCCATGTGGCTGGTTCCACAACATTGCCTTGTTGGAATCTCAGAGGCCTTGTTTGCAGTGGCCTGCAATGAGTTCTTCTACACCGAGCTTCCCAAGACCATGTCCAGCATTGCTGGGGCGATCGGGGGGCTGGCCAGTGCCATCGGGGGACTTATGGCCAGCTCCATACTCAACACCGTCACCACTGTCACCAAAAGAAATGGAAAAGTTGGTTGGATAGCTGATAATATAAATCAAGGACATTTTGAGAGCTATTATTGGCTTTTGGCCATGTTGAGCTGCTTTAACTTGTTGTATTTCATGATATGTAGTTGGTTTTATGGGCCGTGTTCAAGTGGAGGGATGTTTGGTACTACTAGTAGTAAGGGTCCTAAAGGAGATGAAAAGATTATAGCGGTAAATGAACAAGAGTTATTAGTGAAATAG
- the LOC124920518 gene encoding protein NRT1/ PTR FAMILY 1.2-like, with product MENKEYDDTTTMENQQLNRPKNKAGGIKTMPFIIANEALSTVASIGLMPNMVLYLIGSYNLSTAKATNILFYQSAANNFFPLIGAFLSDSYLGRFLSIGFGSIFTFLGMLLIWLTAMIPQARPPHCENNCKSATPAQLGLLFSAFGIMAIGLGGIKPCSLAFGADQFDKRGSDADDDDDSPSNNNQRVLETFFTWYYASTAVSVIIAFTGIVYIQDHAGWKIGFGIPAIFMFFACLFFFLASSLYYKEKPTTSIFSSLARVVVKSYKNRNLQISDYNFGKDKPTNKLRCLNKACISKDGCTVEQVENLKSLIRIMPIWSAGIMVSITLSQGSFQVLQARSMDRHITKSFIFPSGSFAMFTIASAILWLGTYDRIIIPFVSKIKGKPFTLNPKIRMGLGLFFSILAMCNSAIVEHFRRRRAIDHGYLNNPQAIVPMSAMWLVPQHCLVGISEALFAVACNEFFYTELPKTMSSIAGAIGGLASAIGGLMASSILNTVTTVTKRNGKVGWIADNINQGHFESYYWLLAMLSCFNLLYFMICSWFYGPCSSGGMFGTTSSKGPKGDEKIIAVNEQELLVK from the exons ATGGAAAATAAAGAGTATGATGATACAACAACAATGGAGAATCAGCAACTCAACAGACCAAAAAACAAAGCTGGTGGTATCAAAACCATGCCATTCATCAtag CAAATGAGGCATTATCTACTGTGGCAAGCATTGGGTTGATGCCAAACATGGTTTTATATTTGATCGGAAGTTACAATTTATCAACAGCTAAAGCTACAAATATACTCTTTTATCAGTCGGCAGCCAACAATTTCTTTCCTTTGATCGGTGCTTTTCTGTCGGATTCTTATTTAGGACGGTTTTTAAGTATTGGGTTCGGTTCCATCTTCACTTTCCTG GGCATGCTGTTGATTTGGTTAACTGCTATGATTCCACAAGCAAGACCTCCCCATTGCGAAAATAACTGCAAATCAGCTACACCTGCCCAATTGGGTCTTCTTTTTTCTGCATTTGGAATCATGGCTATTGGATTAGGCGGTATAAAACCATGTTCTTTAGCATTTGGTGCCGACCAATTTGACAAACGAGGATCCgatgctgatgatgatgatgattcccCCAGCAACAACAATCAGAGAGTTCTTGAAACATTCTTTACCTGGTATTATGCATCCACTGCTGTTTCTGTCATAATAGCTTTTACAGGTATAGTTTACATCCAAGATCATGCCGGATGGAAGATTGGTTTTGGAATTCCTGCCATATTCATGTTCTTTGCTTGTCTTTTCTTCTTCCTTGCCTCTTCCCTCTATTACAAGGAAAAACCCACAACCAGTATTTTCTCAAGCTTGGCTAGAGTTGTTGTCAAGTCTTATAAGAACAGGAATTTACAAATTTCTGATTACAATTTTGGAAAAGATAAGCCTACAAACAAGCTTAGGTGTTTGAACAAGGCTTGCATTAGTAAAGATGGGTGCACCGTAGAACAAGTGGAGAATCTGAAATCACTGATTCGAATAATGCCTATTTGGTCAGCAGGGATAATGGTATCCATAACTCTTTCACAAGGCTCGTTTCAAGTTCTCCAAGCTAGATCAATGGACCGACATATAACCAAGAGTTTCATATTCCCATCCGGTTCATTCGCCATGTTCACAATAGCCAGCGCCATATTATGGTTAGGGACTTACGACCGCATCATTATACCATTTGTATCCAAGATTAAAGGGAAACCATTCACACTTAATCCCAAAATCAGGATGGGTTTAGGattattcttttctatcttGGCCATGTGCAATTCTGCAATCGTCGAGCATTTTAGGAGGAGAAGAGCCATAGACCATGGCTACCTTAACAACCCACAAGCCATTGTTCCCATGTCTGCCATGTGGCTGGTTCCACAACATTGCCTTGTTGGAATCTCAGAGGCCTTGTTTGCAGTGGCCTGCAATGAGTTCTTCTACACCGAGCTTCCCAAGACCATGTCCAGCATTGCTGGGGCGATCGGGGGGCTGGCCAGTGCCATCGGGGGACTTATGGCCAGCTCCATACTCAACACCGTCACCACTGTCACCAAAAGAAATGGAAAAGTTGGTTGGATAGCGGATAATATAAATCAAGGACATTTTGAGAGCTATTATTGGCTTTTGGCCATGTTGAGCTGCTTTAACTTGTTGTATTTCATGATATGTAGTTGGTTTTATGGGCCGTGTTCAAGTGGAGGGATGTTTGGTACTACTAGTAGTAAAGGTCCTAAAGGAGATGAAAAGATTATAGCGGTAAATGAACAAGAGTTATTAGTGAAATAG